One window of Pseudobacteriovorax antillogorgiicola genomic DNA carries:
- a CDS encoding J domain-containing protein: MRLQRLLKTSINWQPNWKQIVRGEVTAIDKHPPSLGMIARDDWFLPAILSEGNVATCLSVVMEQEEARLFLVKSLRQALCTHRGDSSDSISHLRKKVEGLRRTFELRLGILSQARHQAWFRQSHATEWGPFPGNVRKDAVFVYFSPEKARKLRNEVVRAWQEGETELESLPPGPCLWRYLLDLNHQWYSICQLASPYQDLRLNELPEGLPDDLACRSIHAFLLKVRGAVDGARTDLDHCFQVLFKASETFLNAYYQKPRSSGPGRQGAGRDRGIKSELEESLRFFEFDRTPNARDLRKRYLELAKRCHPDVAGGDDDRFKKLTHHYHQILKRLPSRA, from the coding sequence ATGCGTTTGCAGAGGTTGCTGAAGACCTCAATCAACTGGCAACCCAACTGGAAACAAATAGTCAGAGGCGAGGTAACGGCGATTGATAAGCATCCCCCAAGTCTGGGTATGATCGCTCGGGATGACTGGTTTCTACCAGCGATACTTAGCGAGGGAAATGTTGCCACCTGCTTGAGTGTTGTCATGGAGCAAGAGGAGGCAAGACTATTCCTAGTAAAATCACTCCGCCAAGCATTGTGCACCCACCGTGGTGATTCAAGTGACTCGATCTCTCATCTTAGAAAAAAAGTTGAGGGCCTTAGACGCACCTTTGAGCTTCGGCTCGGGATACTATCACAGGCGCGTCACCAAGCTTGGTTTCGCCAATCTCATGCGACGGAGTGGGGGCCCTTTCCTGGTAATGTTAGAAAGGACGCTGTGTTTGTTTATTTCTCCCCTGAAAAAGCTCGAAAGCTTCGAAATGAAGTCGTTCGAGCTTGGCAAGAGGGTGAGACTGAGCTTGAAAGTCTGCCTCCTGGGCCTTGCCTTTGGCGCTACTTACTGGATCTCAACCATCAGTGGTATTCGATCTGCCAGCTAGCAAGTCCTTATCAAGATTTGCGCTTAAACGAATTACCGGAAGGGCTACCTGATGATCTAGCCTGCCGCTCCATACATGCTTTTCTACTTAAGGTGCGGGGGGCTGTTGACGGTGCGCGAACAGACTTAGATCATTGCTTTCAAGTTCTCTTCAAAGCTAGCGAGACTTTTCTTAATGCTTACTATCAAAAGCCTCGGTCAAGCGGACCTGGGAGACAAGGGGCGGGACGAGATCGCGGTATCAAATCAGAACTAGAGGAAAGCTTGCGGTTTTTTGAATTTGATCGAACCCCCAATGCACGGGATCTTCGCAAGCGCTACCTTGAACTTGCTAAACGTTGCCACCCCGATGTTGCAGGGGGCGATGATGATCGCTTTAAAAAGCTCACCCATCACTATCATCAGATATTGAAGCGCCTGCCCTCACGAGCTTAA
- a CDS encoding PAS domain-containing protein, whose product MTLLDIDEFESAFKYAAIGMALVSPEGRFIRVNPSMCKIMDYTQSELQQMDFQTISHPDDLEEDLSLVKEVLAGLRDSYSIEKRFFRKDGSLVWILLTVSLVRRKDGSPKYFISQAQDITQQKRDHQDLETQQRVHQSLIEATYDGYWDWKIQENYEYMSPRFWEILGFQAHEKKHDPKEWQELIFPEDLKRALKSFDRHVASHGADPYSLEVRYRAKDGSTIWVLCRGKVVEWDDAGQPLRMIGTHTDITKAKQTEHILRLAKESAEQEARAKASFMETMSHEIRTPLNGVMGASEILAEIIEDPEALKYLDIIENCSQTLKDIVEDVLNLSSLRDSKNQLRVADVNIKNIIRQEIEKYRESCRKKGIHIEENLPLMRPSIPTDPTLVKQVVRQLISNAVKFTHRGTIEVYCDVMHPSDERPQIVIEVRDSGIGVPQDKADLIFESYRQADESSTRNHGGAGLGLAICRQIALNLEGSISYRPSQSGGSIFSFVIPIREKRPQTPKLGNPREANQELSSWNRVLVVEDDINNQKVITSLLESLGMKVECEPSGTHCLDRLQSQEYNLIFMDCQMPGLSGLETTKIIRDTIPKEHQPIIVAVTANALPGDRENCLESGMDEYLAKPFRKRDIKQILEIFAPNIGYRASA is encoded by the coding sequence ATGACTCTTCTGGACATTGACGAATTCGAAAGTGCCTTTAAATATGCGGCGATTGGAATGGCCTTGGTAAGCCCTGAGGGACGCTTCATTCGAGTCAACCCTTCGATGTGCAAAATCATGGACTACACTCAGTCTGAGCTGCAGCAGATGGATTTTCAAACGATTTCGCACCCGGACGACCTCGAAGAGGACCTGTCCCTTGTGAAAGAGGTGCTTGCAGGGCTGCGAGACAGCTACTCGATTGAGAAACGATTCTTTCGTAAAGACGGAAGCCTAGTGTGGATTCTCCTTACGGTATCTCTAGTTCGACGCAAGGATGGAAGCCCTAAGTACTTTATTTCTCAGGCCCAAGATATCACTCAGCAAAAACGCGATCACCAAGACCTAGAAACTCAGCAGCGCGTCCACCAAAGCCTTATAGAAGCTACCTATGATGGCTATTGGGATTGGAAAATTCAAGAAAACTACGAATACATGTCGCCCCGATTCTGGGAGATCCTCGGGTTTCAGGCTCACGAAAAAAAACACGATCCCAAAGAGTGGCAGGAACTAATTTTTCCCGAAGATTTAAAACGGGCTCTCAAGAGTTTCGATCGTCATGTGGCCTCCCACGGAGCGGACCCTTACAGCCTTGAAGTACGTTATCGAGCGAAAGATGGCTCTACCATTTGGGTTCTTTGCCGCGGAAAAGTCGTTGAGTGGGACGATGCGGGTCAGCCACTTCGCATGATAGGAACTCACACCGACATCACTAAGGCTAAGCAGACTGAACATATCTTGAGGCTCGCTAAAGAGAGCGCTGAACAGGAAGCACGAGCCAAAGCGTCGTTTATGGAAACCATGTCTCACGAGATTCGCACGCCGCTGAATGGCGTGATGGGTGCATCAGAAATTCTTGCCGAAATCATCGAGGACCCCGAAGCTCTGAAATACCTTGATATCATCGAAAACTGTTCTCAGACACTAAAAGATATCGTCGAGGACGTTCTCAATCTTTCCAGTTTGCGCGACAGCAAAAACCAGCTTCGCGTCGCCGATGTCAATATTAAGAACATCATTCGGCAGGAAATCGAAAAGTATCGGGAAAGCTGTAGGAAGAAAGGCATCCATATTGAAGAGAACCTTCCTCTTATGCGCCCCTCCATTCCAACAGATCCGACCCTAGTCAAGCAAGTGGTGCGGCAGTTGATAAGCAATGCCGTGAAATTTACACACCGTGGCACTATCGAAGTGTATTGTGATGTTATGCATCCAAGCGACGAACGTCCTCAAATCGTGATCGAGGTTCGTGACTCTGGCATAGGAGTTCCTCAAGATAAAGCAGACCTAATTTTTGAAAGCTATCGTCAGGCTGATGAGTCGAGCACTCGAAATCACGGTGGCGCTGGTCTCGGCCTCGCAATTTGTCGACAGATTGCGCTTAACTTGGAGGGTAGCATCAGCTATCGACCCTCCCAATCTGGAGGATCGATATTTAGCTTCGTGATTCCCATTCGAGAAAAACGCCCACAAACGCCAAAGCTGGGTAACCCCAGGGAGGCCAATCAAGAACTATCTAGTTGGAATCGAGTTTTGGTGGTCGAAGATGATATCAACAATCAAAAGGTAATCACATCCCTGCTTGAAAGTCTTGGAATGAAAGTGGAGTGTGAACCATCGGGGACACATTGCTTGGATCGCCTCCAATCTCAAGAGTACAACTTGATCTTTATGGATTGTCAAATGCCTGGCCTCAGTGGCCTTGAGACTACGAAGATTATCCGCGACACTATCCCTAAGGAGCACCAACCCATCATCGTAGCGGTCACCGCAAATGCCCTGCCAGGTGACCGCGAGAATTGCTTAGAGAGCGGTATGGACGAATACCTTGCCAAACCCTTTCGCAAGCGTGATATCAAACAGATTCTGGAAATATTTGCCCCCAATATCGGATATCGCGCCAGCGCTTGA
- a CDS encoding PAS domain-containing protein, which produces MTSMSSPYMPHGHCYLWQTDLMSLHGISDSLIFLSYMVIPACLLHLLRSRQDLPTRSIFYLFIAFIFFCGVTHLIEVYSIWVPDYWLTGFFKAVTAGVSIVTAFICVRAVPHIEALPNIPESLAEARKELNRIVNNVSMGILALDEELRIEFANAAALNLTGLEEAQLYFANIDTLFEFKSRELLITKLGQISEEEGEQQLELHLLQSDGSLLPVLVNLSQAQTNRGLRHILCIEDRTTIKKQQQTILKLHEKLNEAIEGANHGVWSWSANSSQNTWWSDKLYELIGYQRSELSATFRSFLKTVYPQDRESVIKQLRDAVKSQVFKDIECRIKTGSGPFRWFLIRGQVNRNADGYQFSGTITDIHKHKILEVKVHEQNEILRFVQEETNDGWWDHGVSQNYMYMSPRFWATFGYDFKTRQHSPGEWDTIIHPEDREKSVTALRRHVNSKGRIPYRLTLRFLHQKGYYVSVICNGKVIEWDQDGHPARMVGSHTNVTKMVQYQDLLVELNGKLKSKNSELEDFAHVVSHDLRAPVRHIKQYAQFVLQNIDPSNPQVDYLNEHIQLIEKNAKKSLEMIRSLLVVSKLERDQVQWQSVSVEKVMAEVEDALLPKIEAAHAVIKVKGETSFYADPRLMERLFSNLVDNSIKYARQGIAPEIMVEAYLLGGSFVIDYRDNGIGIPEGFREKAFGLFEKGMESMAESMGIGLSICKKIVDMHHGTIDISSHDQQGTKFTIVLRKKDEKKSA; this is translated from the coding sequence ATGACCTCGATGTCTAGCCCCTACATGCCTCACGGTCACTGCTACTTATGGCAGACAGATTTGATGAGTTTGCATGGTATTTCCGATAGTCTCATTTTCCTATCTTACATGGTGATTCCTGCTTGTCTACTGCATCTCCTACGGTCTCGCCAAGATCTTCCCACACGCTCCATTTTTTATCTCTTCATAGCTTTTATATTTTTCTGTGGAGTCACCCACCTCATCGAAGTCTATTCGATTTGGGTTCCTGACTACTGGCTTACTGGTTTTTTTAAGGCTGTTACTGCAGGAGTATCGATAGTAACAGCATTTATTTGTGTTCGTGCGGTTCCGCATATCGAAGCATTGCCCAATATTCCTGAGTCCTTAGCTGAAGCCCGCAAGGAATTGAATCGGATTGTTAACAATGTTTCCATGGGAATTCTTGCTCTCGATGAAGAGTTGAGGATTGAATTTGCTAACGCTGCTGCGTTGAATTTAACGGGTTTAGAAGAAGCGCAGTTGTATTTTGCGAATATAGATACCTTATTTGAATTCAAAAGCCGAGAGCTACTGATTACAAAGTTAGGACAAATTTCAGAAGAGGAAGGTGAGCAACAGCTTGAACTCCACCTACTCCAGTCAGACGGCAGTCTCCTGCCTGTGCTAGTCAATCTTTCTCAGGCGCAGACTAATCGTGGCTTACGTCACATCCTATGCATTGAAGATCGAACAACGATTAAGAAGCAGCAGCAAACCATTCTAAAGCTTCATGAGAAGCTTAATGAAGCTATTGAAGGGGCGAATCATGGTGTCTGGAGTTGGAGTGCTAATTCATCGCAAAACACCTGGTGGTCGGATAAATTATATGAGCTCATTGGCTATCAGCGATCTGAACTGTCGGCAACGTTTAGAAGTTTTCTAAAGACCGTCTATCCTCAGGATCGGGAGTCCGTCATCAAGCAATTGCGCGATGCGGTTAAGTCCCAGGTCTTCAAGGATATTGAGTGCCGGATCAAGACAGGAAGTGGACCATTTAGATGGTTTCTCATAAGGGGGCAAGTGAATCGTAATGCCGATGGCTATCAGTTTTCTGGAACTATCACTGATATTCATAAACACAAGATCCTGGAAGTTAAAGTTCATGAACAAAATGAAATCTTGCGTTTTGTTCAAGAAGAAACCAATGATGGCTGGTGGGATCATGGTGTGAGTCAAAATTATATGTATATGTCCCCTCGCTTCTGGGCAACTTTTGGCTACGACTTCAAGACTCGGCAACACTCCCCTGGGGAATGGGATACGATCATTCATCCTGAAGATAGAGAGAAGTCTGTTACGGCTCTCCGTCGCCATGTCAACTCTAAGGGTCGCATTCCTTATCGCTTGACTCTGCGATTCTTGCATCAAAAGGGTTACTACGTGTCTGTAATCTGCAACGGTAAAGTTATCGAGTGGGATCAAGACGGTCATCCTGCACGGATGGTGGGCTCTCATACCAACGTAACCAAGATGGTCCAGTACCAGGATCTTCTTGTAGAGCTAAACGGCAAACTTAAATCGAAGAATAGCGAGCTTGAGGATTTTGCCCATGTCGTATCTCATGATCTGAGAGCGCCTGTGAGACACATTAAACAGTACGCGCAGTTTGTACTTCAAAATATCGATCCAAGTAATCCTCAGGTCGACTATTTGAACGAGCATATCCAGTTGATTGAGAAAAATGCGAAAAAATCTCTAGAGATGATTCGCTCTCTATTGGTGGTTTCCAAGCTAGAACGTGACCAAGTTCAATGGCAGTCTGTTTCTGTTGAGAAAGTCATGGCAGAAGTGGAGGATGCGTTGCTGCCAAAAATAGAAGCTGCCCATGCAGTCATCAAGGTTAAAGGAGAAACGAGTTTTTATGCTGATCCTCGGTTGATGGAAAGGTTGTTTAGTAATCTGGTAGATAATTCAATAAAGTATGCAAGACAGGGGATTGCACCTGAAATCATGGTGGAGGCCTATCTTTTGGGTGGCTCATTTGTCATCGACTATCGAGACAATGGAATCGGCATTCCAGAAGGTTTCAGGGAAAAGGCCTTTGGTCTATTTGAAAAAGGCATGGAGTCCATGGCAGAATCGATGGGTATCGGCTTATCCATTTGCAAGAAGATCGTTGATATGCACCATGGTACCATAGATATATCGTCTCATGATCAACAAGGTACAAAGTTTACTATTGTATTGCGGAAAAAAGATGAAAAGAAATCTGCCTAG
- a CDS encoding response regulator: MKRNLPSHVVYIEDDPDDIRFYTTEFNRIEAIDKLSILSSREHLNEFERTVGAARNEDVPSLILMDWKFHDITGDKILSKLRRVDILKQKPMIVISSSDQDKDLESAFENGATSFIQKPEDLVDLRNMIEVLIRYWLEVCARHP; the protein is encoded by the coding sequence ATGAAAAGAAATCTGCCTAGTCACGTGGTCTACATTGAGGATGATCCCGATGATATCCGATTCTATACTACCGAATTCAATCGTATTGAAGCGATCGACAAGCTTTCCATTCTCAGTTCTAGGGAGCATCTTAATGAGTTTGAAAGAACTGTTGGAGCAGCCAGGAATGAAGATGTTCCGAGTCTTATCTTAATGGATTGGAAGTTTCACGATATTACTGGTGACAAGATATTAAGCAAGCTTCGTCGCGTGGACATCCTGAAGCAGAAGCCTATGATTGTCATTTCTAGCAGTGATCAGGACAAGGATTTGGAAAGTGCTTTTGAAAATGGTGCGACAAGCTTTATCCAGAAACCCGAAGATCTGGTGGACCTGCGCAACATGATTGAAGTCTTGATCCGGTACTGGCTTGAAGTCTGCGCCCGTCATCCCTAA
- a CDS encoding hybrid sensor histidine kinase/response regulator: MKILIIDDDPEDRRILRHCLQESEASARVTEAANLKDGVSTALRENPDCIFLDHRFPGETSGIEIFRELRKANLFCPIIATSGDSGMSSRQRYIQEGAIEFVLKDMISPESLPIILHNAIDKAEIARKLRIQQEINQKFTNQLTHDIRSPLINIRSLAELILESETPKREDVEAIRDMARNTIVMFENILKMVRDSGKITLDLNTERDIASFLESEANAFASQANRKGIHYKFAIEKPEGLIAFDSATLAIVIHNLISNAMKFTPVDGQISLVGRPDEGRYTIEVSDTGCGIPSNKISELFNKGSNISTQGLRGEKGYGLGLPFAFDIIKAHDSNLQVTSSPDGSRFFFSLNYLKKARNSQAA, from the coding sequence GTGAAGATCCTTATCATTGATGACGACCCAGAAGATCGACGCATCCTGCGGCACTGCTTGCAAGAAAGCGAAGCATCGGCTCGTGTTACCGAGGCAGCCAACCTCAAGGACGGGGTCAGCACAGCACTTCGAGAAAATCCAGACTGTATTTTCCTCGACCATCGCTTTCCTGGCGAAACCTCTGGCATCGAAATATTCCGAGAACTTCGAAAAGCAAACCTGTTCTGCCCTATCATCGCAACCTCAGGGGATAGTGGGATGTCATCGCGCCAGAGGTACATCCAGGAAGGGGCTATCGAGTTCGTCTTGAAAGATATGATCTCTCCTGAGTCATTGCCTATTATTCTACACAACGCCATCGATAAGGCTGAGATTGCTCGGAAGCTTAGAATTCAACAAGAAATCAATCAGAAGTTTACCAATCAATTAACTCACGACATCCGAAGCCCATTGATCAACATTCGATCCCTTGCAGAACTGATCTTAGAATCGGAAACTCCAAAGCGCGAGGATGTCGAGGCTATCCGTGATATGGCTCGTAACACGATCGTCATGTTTGAAAATATCCTAAAAATGGTTCGCGATAGCGGCAAGATCACACTCGATTTAAACACCGAACGGGACATCGCCAGTTTTCTTGAGTCAGAGGCAAATGCCTTCGCCAGTCAGGCCAATCGAAAGGGTATTCACTACAAGTTTGCCATCGAAAAGCCAGAAGGTCTGATCGCTTTTGATTCTGCTACCCTTGCCATCGTTATTCACAACCTGATTTCAAACGCCATGAAATTTACCCCAGTCGATGGTCAGATATCACTTGTAGGAAGGCCAGACGAGGGCCGCTATACCATTGAAGTTAGCGATACCGGCTGCGGTATTCCCAGCAACAAAATCAGTGAGCTATTTAACAAAGGCAGTAATATTAGCACTCAGGGGCTCCGAGGTGAAAAAGGCTATGGGCTTGGCCTACCTTTTGCCTTCGATATCATAAAGGCCCATGATTCCAACCTCCAGGTAACATCCTCCCCTGATGGCTCTCGGTTTTTCTTCAGCCTCAATTATTTAAAGAAAGCAAGAAATAGCCAAGCTGCTTAG
- a CDS encoding aminotransferase class V-fold PLP-dependent enzyme: MVSASIASIREQFPIITQSKPALAYLDSAASSQKPKCVIDRIKSYYESENANVHRGIYKLSETATAAFEASRKTVAEFLGGVKEQEVIFTKGTTDSVNLVASSWCGKNLKEGDEIVLTVAEHHSNMVPWQIAAEKAGATIKYIPLTSDYRLDLDVAASLISGKTKLVAMGHVSNVLGIIHPVKSVIALAKKVGAVTFIDGAQGAPHLTLDMKDLDCDFYAFSGHKVMAPTGTGVLYGRENLLNDMPPYQGGGDMIETVSLKGSTWNTLPSKFEAGTPNIAGFVGLGEALRFVMAIDKEAALEHDRRLGARAIEVLSEAKGVRLFSKVADDWVGVVTFYHEQIHPHDLASICDSEQVCIRAGHHCAQPLMEALGVSATSRMSPYVYNNDDDVDAFIKAFRKAEKLFC, translated from the coding sequence ATGGTATCGGCATCAATAGCATCCATCCGCGAACAATTTCCTATTATTACCCAGTCCAAGCCAGCATTGGCGTATCTAGACTCAGCTGCAAGTAGTCAAAAACCTAAGTGTGTCATTGATAGAATCAAATCTTACTACGAATCAGAAAATGCTAACGTCCATCGTGGTATCTATAAGCTGAGTGAAACAGCGACAGCTGCATTTGAAGCAAGCCGGAAGACGGTGGCTGAGTTTCTAGGTGGTGTCAAAGAGCAAGAAGTTATTTTCACTAAGGGTACGACTGATAGCGTGAATCTAGTAGCAAGTTCTTGGTGCGGGAAGAACCTTAAAGAAGGTGATGAGATTGTCCTAACGGTCGCTGAGCACCATTCAAACATGGTTCCTTGGCAAATCGCAGCCGAGAAAGCAGGGGCCACCATCAAATATATTCCCCTGACAAGTGATTACAGACTCGATCTTGATGTTGCAGCCTCGTTAATCTCAGGTAAAACTAAGCTGGTAGCCATGGGCCATGTTTCCAATGTTCTTGGTATCATTCATCCCGTTAAATCTGTCATTGCGTTAGCTAAGAAAGTCGGAGCTGTGACGTTTATCGATGGTGCCCAAGGTGCACCGCATCTGACACTAGATATGAAAGACCTAGATTGCGATTTCTATGCATTTAGTGGTCACAAGGTGATGGCACCTACAGGCACTGGAGTTCTCTACGGTCGTGAGAATCTTTTGAACGATATGCCCCCATATCAGGGCGGTGGAGATATGATTGAGACAGTGAGCCTTAAGGGATCAACATGGAACACTCTCCCTAGCAAGTTCGAGGCAGGAACTCCGAACATTGCCGGTTTTGTAGGGCTAGGAGAAGCGCTTAGGTTTGTGATGGCTATCGATAAAGAGGCTGCTTTGGAGCACGATCGTAGGCTTGGAGCAAGGGCTATTGAAGTCTTATCTGAAGCCAAGGGGGTGAGGCTCTTCAGTAAGGTTGCTGATGACTGGGTTGGAGTGGTGACCTTCTATCACGAACAAATTCATCCCCACGACCTTGCTTCCATTTGCGATTCTGAACAAGTCTGCATCAGAGCGGGGCATCACTGTGCGCAGCCATTGATGGAAGCTCTCGGAGTTAGTGCAACCTCGCGGATGTCCCCTTATGTATATAACAACGACGATGATGTTGATGCATTTATTAAGGCCTTCCGGAAGGCTGAAAAACTTTTCTGCTAG
- a CDS encoding Rieske (2Fe-2S) protein, giving the protein MTWYNICKFDELQSDVLQRFELPAQAIVVVKSDDKVSAFQDRCSHQDIPLSDFGQIQDGEIICFAHGAKFCAADGKVLCAPATAPLKAFPCKVESGVVMVEVGP; this is encoded by the coding sequence ATGACTTGGTACAATATATGTAAGTTTGATGAGCTGCAGAGCGACGTTCTCCAACGATTCGAGCTGCCTGCCCAAGCCATAGTCGTGGTTAAGTCTGACGACAAGGTTAGTGCCTTTCAAGACCGATGCTCCCATCAGGATATTCCGCTGTCTGACTTTGGCCAAATTCAAGATGGTGAAATCATTTGCTTCGCCCATGGAGCTAAGTTTTGTGCAGCAGATGGCAAGGTGCTTTGTGCTCCGGCGACTGCCCCGTTGAAGGCATTTCCTTGTAAAGTGGAAAGTGGTGTGGTCATGGTTGAAGTGGGTCCATAG
- a CDS encoding type B 50S ribosomal protein L31 yields the protein MKKDIHPEYGFVVFKDIASDFSFLTRSTKKSSETVKWEDGNEYPVINVEISSASHPFYTGKQKLVDTAGRIEKFRRKYNK from the coding sequence ATGAAAAAAGACATTCATCCAGAGTACGGGTTCGTAGTATTTAAAGATATCGCTTCCGATTTTTCGTTCCTAACCCGCTCTACTAAGAAATCAAGTGAAACTGTTAAGTGGGAAGATGGTAACGAGTATCCCGTGATCAACGTTGAAATCTCGTCTGCATCTCACCCATTCTACACGGGTAAGCAGAAGCTTGTGGATACTGCTGGACGTATCGAAAAGTTCCGTCGCAAGTACAACAAGTAA
- a CDS encoding motility protein A has translation MDIGTIIGFVGATALVLVSMVLAGTLGMFWDFLSVIIVFGGAAFATLIAFPIDVFIGAIKAALKTLSQPTTKPTELIDVAVECADTARKGSILALEKVSIEHEFFAKTVRLLVDGYEPDIINAMIDLEINNLKARHKSFRDVVEQMGSATPAWGMIGTVIGLIVIMANLSDPNAIGPGLAVALITTLYGAIVANMIFIPLAGKLKYRTNEEITHMRIIREGVNSISKGENPRAIRQKLESFIAPSQRSAGEE, from the coding sequence TTGGATATAGGAACCATAATAGGTTTTGTTGGTGCCACGGCCCTGGTCTTAGTGTCCATGGTGCTTGCAGGTACCCTAGGGATGTTCTGGGATTTCCTTTCTGTCATCATTGTTTTTGGGGGAGCAGCTTTCGCCACCTTGATAGCATTTCCCATAGACGTATTCATAGGCGCTATCAAAGCTGCTCTTAAGACCTTGTCACAGCCTACCACAAAACCTACTGAATTGATTGATGTAGCTGTTGAGTGTGCAGATACAGCCCGCAAAGGCTCCATTCTTGCCTTAGAGAAGGTCTCCATTGAGCATGAGTTTTTCGCCAAGACTGTGAGGCTCCTAGTGGACGGCTACGAGCCAGATATCATCAATGCTATGATCGATCTTGAGATTAATAATTTGAAGGCCAGGCATAAAAGCTTTCGCGATGTGGTGGAACAGATGGGTTCGGCAACACCTGCTTGGGGAATGATTGGAACAGTGATTGGACTGATTGTTATTATGGCGAACTTATCCGATCCGAACGCCATTGGCCCTGGTCTCGCGGTGGCACTGATTACAACACTTTACGGCGCGATCGTTGCGAATATGATCTTCATTCCATTAGCAGGCAAATTGAAATATAGAACCAATGAGGAAATTACCCACATGCGGATCATACGTGAGGGAGTGAACTCGATTTCCAAAGGTGAAAACCCTAGGGCGATCAGGCAGAAGCTTGAGTCGTTTATCGCTCCAAGTCAACGATCTGCTGGAGAAGAATAA
- a CDS encoding flagellar motor protein MotB translates to MSDQDDEESAGEGWIVSFADLMTLLFAAFVVLYGLKPEGIGDAIKVLTVTASIRETFNETPDTIPEDRRTGPTIQGKAAFEYFKGETLVRPIIKRYRRSENVLNIINKEMMQIKRVIDLKLQDETVLNKRRKKDDSQNQGVSVHKDTNGYVVRLLSSYFYEPGEYRVKQKDLRKLKELGRALKQHGRRISIEGHTDKVPQQGQYSNWELSALRASFIAKYMINELGFAPDRVKASGYADTKPIATNSTPQGRKLNRRVEIRVEYDE, encoded by the coding sequence GTGTCCGATCAAGATGATGAAGAATCCGCTGGTGAAGGATGGATCGTAAGTTTTGCTGATCTTATGACTCTGCTTTTCGCAGCGTTTGTGGTTCTCTATGGTTTGAAGCCTGAAGGGATCGGTGATGCTATCAAAGTATTGACAGTAACGGCTTCTATTCGGGAAACATTTAACGAAACCCCCGATACGATTCCTGAAGATCGGCGCACAGGACCCACTATTCAAGGAAAGGCAGCCTTTGAATACTTTAAGGGCGAAACCCTTGTGAGACCGATTATCAAACGCTATCGTCGCTCAGAAAATGTACTCAATATTATTAACAAAGAGATGATGCAAATCAAAAGGGTCATCGATTTGAAACTGCAAGACGAGACGGTTCTCAACAAAAGGAGAAAAAAAGATGATAGCCAGAATCAAGGGGTTTCGGTTCATAAGGATACCAACGGCTACGTTGTGAGGCTACTGTCATCATACTTTTACGAGCCAGGAGAATATCGCGTAAAGCAAAAAGATCTTAGGAAGTTGAAAGAGCTTGGTAGAGCCCTGAAACAGCATGGCCGCCGAATCTCAATTGAAGGGCATACAGATAAGGTGCCTCAACAAGGGCAGTATAGTAATTGGGAGCTTTCGGCCTTGCGAGCATCTTTTATAGCGAAATATATGATTAATGAACTAGGTTTTGCGCCAGATCGAGTAAAGGCTTCGGGTTATGCTGATACGAAGCCAATAGCAACAAATTCAACACCCCAGGGTCGGAAGCTCAATCGTCGGGTGGAAATAAGGGTTGAGTATGATGAATAG
- a CDS encoding oxidoreductase → MAHAVIIGATGLVGNCLTHLCNESPFFDRVTAFSRRPITGISSEGFNNVIIEDFESLESSHVPDLSEDTFGFCCLGTTQKKAGSKEKFEMVDYQYVLRFSKICKSISAKHLSIVSSLGASTHSLSYYCRVKGRMEREVEKLDLNSTSIVRPSLLLGDREESRPAEDIGKLLAPLIIGPWKPIEGFSVAKAMLSIAIEAKPGFHVYPSRDLHLIADGT, encoded by the coding sequence ATGGCTCATGCTGTGATTATTGGTGCCACTGGCCTTGTTGGGAATTGCTTGACTCATCTATGTAATGAAAGCCCATTCTTTGATCGTGTTACAGCCTTTAGCAGACGCCCCATTACTGGAATCAGCTCCGAAGGCTTCAACAATGTCATCATTGAAGATTTTGAGTCTTTGGAATCATCTCATGTCCCAGATTTAAGCGAAGATACCTTCGGGTTTTGCTGCCTAGGGACCACACAAAAAAAAGCCGGCTCAAAGGAAAAATTTGAGATGGTAGACTACCAGTACGTGCTAAGATTTTCAAAGATATGCAAAAGCATCAGCGCTAAGCACCTCAGTATCGTAAGCTCTTTAGGTGCAAGTACTCATTCGCTATCTTATTACTGCCGAGTTAAAGGGCGGATGGAACGTGAAGTAGAAAAGCTAGATCTGAACTCTACCAGTATCGTGCGCCCCTCATTGCTATTGGGGGATCGAGAGGAATCTCGTCCAGCAGAGGATATAGGTAAATTACTAGCTCCTTTAATTATTGGTCCTTGGAAGCCAATTGAAGGTTTTTCGGTGGCTAAGGCGATGCTATCGATTGCCATAGAAGCCAAGCCCGGATTTCATGTTTATCCATCACGTGATCTGCATTTGATTGCCGATGGAACATAA